One segment of Phaeacidiphilus oryzae TH49 DNA contains the following:
- a CDS encoding ArsA family ATPase produces the protein MDADPLDADALLDDPEIRIIVCCGSGGVGKTTTAAALGLRAAERGRRVVVLTIDPARRLAQSMGLSELDNTPRLVKDGGEGSGSLHAMMLDMKRTFDEVVLSHADPERARTILENPFYQSLSAGFAGTQEYMAMEKLGQLRATDEWDLIVVDTPPSRSALDFLDAPARLGSFLDGRLIRILAAPAKVGGRSAMRFLNVGMGVFSGVFGVLGKVLGANVLEDVSTFVAAMDSMFGGFRERADRTYRLLQAPGTAFLVVAAPERDALREAAYFVDRLDADHMPLAGLVLNRVHTTEAPQLTAERALAAAEVLEAGEASEPPEASEPPEATAASEAPQVSAASEALEDSEISEISEASEVSEVSGAPAEAELLTAGLLRLHAEHVQVIARERRMRDRFVSMYPHVPVAEVPALPGDVHDLDGLHDIAQRLAEQAGRTG, from the coding sequence CTGGACGCGGATCCGCTGGACGCGGACGCGCTGCTGGACGACCCGGAGATCCGGATCATCGTCTGCTGCGGCTCAGGCGGCGTCGGCAAGACCACCACCGCGGCCGCTCTGGGGCTGCGCGCGGCCGAACGCGGCCGCCGGGTGGTGGTGCTGACGATCGACCCGGCCCGGCGGCTGGCCCAGTCGATGGGCCTCAGCGAGCTGGACAACACCCCGCGCCTGGTCAAGGACGGCGGCGAGGGCTCCGGCAGCCTCCACGCGATGATGCTGGACATGAAGCGGACCTTCGACGAGGTGGTCCTCTCGCACGCCGACCCCGAGCGGGCCAGGACCATCCTGGAGAACCCCTTCTACCAGTCGCTCTCGGCCGGTTTCGCGGGCACCCAGGAGTACATGGCCATGGAGAAGCTGGGCCAGCTCCGGGCGACCGACGAATGGGACCTGATCGTCGTGGACACCCCGCCGAGCCGGTCCGCGCTGGACTTCCTGGACGCCCCCGCGCGTCTCGGCTCCTTCCTGGACGGGCGGCTGATCAGGATCCTGGCCGCGCCGGCCAAGGTCGGCGGGCGCAGCGCGATGCGCTTCCTCAACGTCGGGATGGGCGTCTTCTCCGGGGTGTTCGGCGTCCTCGGCAAGGTGCTCGGGGCGAACGTCCTGGAGGACGTCTCGACCTTTGTGGCCGCCATGGACTCGATGTTCGGCGGCTTCCGGGAGCGCGCGGACCGCACCTACCGGCTGCTCCAGGCGCCGGGCACGGCGTTCCTTGTGGTGGCCGCCCCGGAACGGGACGCGCTGCGGGAGGCGGCGTACTTCGTCGACCGGCTGGACGCGGACCACATGCCGCTGGCCGGGCTGGTGCTCAACCGGGTGCACACCACCGAGGCCCCGCAGCTGACCGCGGAGCGGGCACTGGCGGCGGCCGAGGTGCTGGAGGCCGGCGAGGCGTCGGAACCGCCGGAGGCTTCGGAACCGCCGGAGGCGACGGCAGCGTCGGAGGCACCGCAGGTCTCGGCGGCCTCGGAGGCCTTGGAAGACTCGGAGATCTCGGAGATCTCGGAGGCCTCGGAGGTCTCGGAGGTCTCGGGGGCGCCCGCCGAGGCGGAGCTGCTCACCGCCGGCCTGCTGCGGCTGCACGCGGAACATGTCCAGGTGATCGCCCGGGAGCGGCGCATGCGGGACCGGTTCGTGTCGATGTACCCGCACGTCCCGGTCGCCGAGGTGCCGGCGCTGCCGGGGGACGTCCACGACCTCGACGGACTGCACGACATCGCTCAGCGACTCGCCGAGCAGGCGGGGCGGACGGGGTAG